A genome region from Thalassotalea euphylliae includes the following:
- a CDS encoding TetR/AcrR family transcriptional regulator, whose product MVSGRKREFDEQVALQAAMEVFWQKGYSGTSLSDLTSRMGINKPSLYSAFGNKESLFIKATQLYINSKMKPHLEILNNPSLSLFDRLKQYLMSIINQQCCVNSPKGCYLVQCQSEIVGGDLPAQASAVLATAESIPKQVFTELFQHDREAISLNLANQAEQIALTLYTMLKGTAAMARSGVAADELEVVVDTCLSGLGLTRPQ is encoded by the coding sequence GTGGTAAGTGGTCGAAAACGAGAATTTGATGAACAAGTTGCGCTGCAAGCTGCGATGGAAGTGTTTTGGCAAAAAGGCTACAGCGGCACCTCGCTTAGCGATTTAACCAGCCGAATGGGTATTAACAAGCCCAGTTTATACAGTGCATTTGGCAATAAAGAATCATTGTTTATCAAGGCCACACAGCTATACATCAATAGCAAAATGAAGCCACACTTGGAAATCCTCAATAACCCTTCGCTATCTTTGTTTGATCGTCTTAAACAATATTTAATGTCGATCATCAATCAACAATGCTGTGTTAACTCTCCTAAAGGTTGCTATTTAGTGCAGTGCCAGTCGGAAATTGTCGGGGGAGACCTACCTGCACAAGCTAGTGCTGTGTTGGCGACAGCAGAATCTATACCCAAGCAAGTGTTTACTGAACTATTTCAACACGATCGCGAAGCTATTTCATTAAACCTCGCGAATCAGGCCGAGCAAATTGCGCTTACCTTATACACTATGCTCAAAGGCACAGCAGCAATGGCTCGCTCAGGCGTGGCAGCCGATGAACTGGAAGTTGTGGTTGATACTTGCTTAAGTGGCTTAGGTTTAACTAGACCGCAATAG
- a CDS encoding carboxymuconolactone decarboxylase family protein, producing MTKLKTHTVDSAPEASKPLLDNSLKAFGMVPNLHAVLASSPETLKAYQVLHELFSNSSFDADELTVVWQTINVEHECGYCVPAHTGIAHSMKVSEEIINALRNKTPLPTEKLEVLRDTTLAIVRNRGHIDGAELERFFAAGYGDQQVLEIILGLSQKVISNYTNHIAETELDAPFKQFA from the coding sequence ATGACTAAATTAAAAACTCACACAGTAGATAGTGCACCTGAAGCAAGTAAGCCACTACTAGACAACTCGCTAAAAGCATTTGGCATGGTGCCTAACTTACACGCAGTATTGGCAAGCTCACCAGAGACGTTAAAAGCTTACCAAGTTTTACACGAACTATTTTCTAACTCATCGTTTGATGCTGATGAACTTACGGTTGTGTGGCAAACCATTAATGTTGAACACGAATGCGGCTACTGTGTGCCGGCGCATACAGGTATTGCCCACTCAATGAAAGTTAGCGAAGAGATCATTAATGCGCTGCGCAACAAAACTCCGCTACCAACAGAGAAGTTAGAAGTACTTCGCGATACGACATTAGCGATTGTTCGCAATCGCGGTCACATTGATGGTGCTGAATTAGAGCGTTTCTTCGCTGCTGGGTATGGTGATCAGCAAGTACTTGAAATCATCTTAGGTCTATCGCAAAAAGTGATCAGTAACTACACTAATCACATTGCTGAGACAGAATTAGATGCCCCGTTTAAGCAATTCGCGTAA